The Hymenobacter baengnokdamensis genome includes a region encoding these proteins:
- a CDS encoding BTB/POZ domain-containing protein, translating into MKHLDYTDLFREAARRHVDLQHSDTEMHFGRLILTGWPLTKLDVSEYLDAQKQKMRLPILLLESYDARYQDNGYDNVRKLATSAIIVLDKVGKDSFDKRDEVLDRCERIGEDVLGFAIEHYRKQKLKLDPNTISSEKVGPIGDFLWGVRFNFSLPSVANSPLAYQAAKFLP; encoded by the coding sequence ATGAAGCACCTAGACTACACCGACCTATTTCGCGAGGCCGCCCGGCGCCACGTGGACCTGCAACACAGCGACACCGAAATGCACTTTGGGCGCCTGATTCTAACCGGCTGGCCGCTCACTAAGCTCGACGTGAGCGAGTACCTCGACGCGCAAAAGCAGAAAATGCGGCTGCCCATTCTGCTGCTGGAGAGCTACGACGCCCGCTACCAGGACAACGGCTACGACAACGTACGCAAGCTGGCCACGTCGGCCATTATCGTGCTCGACAAGGTAGGCAAAGACAGCTTCGATAAGCGCGACGAGGTGCTGGACCGGTGTGAGCGCATCGGCGAGGACGTGCTGGGCTTCGCAATCGAGCACTATCGCAAGCAGAAGCTTAAGCTCGACCCCAACACCATTTCCAGCGAGAAAGTGGGCCCCATCGGCGATTTCCTCTGGGGCGTGCGCTTCAATTTTTCCTTGCCCAGCGTGGCCAACTCCCCACTAGCCTATCAGGCTGCTAAATTCTTACCCTAA